One genomic region from Anaerobaca lacustris encodes:
- the tnpB gene encoding IS66 family insertion sequence element accessory protein TnpB (TnpB, as the term is used for proteins encoded by IS66 family insertion elements, is considered an accessory protein, since TnpC, encoded by a neighboring gene, is a DDE family transposase.): MIQVTPQMRILVAVAPADFRKGIDGLARVCRDVLRQDPFSGYVFVFGNRRRQAIKVLIYDGQGFWLCQKRLSKGRFPWWPHSESEATDRLQAHQLAVLLSAGDPTAAQGAAAWRRVDGGAPE; the protein is encoded by the coding sequence ATGATCCAGGTCACGCCCCAGATGCGGATCCTGGTGGCGGTGGCGCCGGCGGATTTTCGCAAGGGGATCGATGGACTGGCCCGGGTGTGCCGGGACGTGCTGCGTCAGGACCCCTTCAGCGGCTACGTCTTCGTCTTTGGCAACCGCCGTCGCCAGGCGATCAAGGTCTTGATCTATGACGGGCAGGGCTTCTGGTTATGCCAGAAGCGGCTCTCGAAGGGCCGATTTCCGTGGTGGCCGCACAGCGAGTCCGAGGCCACAGACCGGTTGCAGGCCCATCAACTGGCGGTGCTGCTGTCGGCGGGCGATCCGACCGCAGCCCAAGGCGCGGCGGCTTGGCGGCGGGTGGATGGAGGAGCGCCGGAGTAA